One Glycine max cultivar Williams 82 chromosome 1, Glycine_max_v4.0, whole genome shotgun sequence genomic window, ATACCAAACCTTTATGGACCTATGATACAAAGATAAAAAGTGTAGGTGGTGGTGGAAATTATGAGATAAAATGCAATATTTGTGATTTTACCTTTAATGGGTCTTACACTAGAGTGAGGGCACACTTGTTGAAGATGACTAGAAAGGGAGTAGAGTTTGACAAAAGGTAACAATTGCCAAACTTATAGATTTGAAGAAGATAGACAATGAGGCTACATTGAGGGTGGAGAAGTCAAAAACAAAATCTGTCATAGCCTCCGGTTTCTACTCAACACCAAATGAATACAAACACTCTTGGTGTTGatccaaaaaagagaaagacatCAACTGTAGAAAATGCCTTTAATTTGCAAGCTAGAGAGACACTTGATCATGAAATTGCTAGGATGCTTTACTCTTCGAGGCTGCCCTTTCATTTAGCAAGAAATCCTCATTATAAGAAGGCGTTTGCCTATGTTGCCAATAATCAGATCAATGGTTACAACCTCCaggttataataaattaaggacAACATTACTTCAAAATGAGAGGAGACATGTGGAGAACTTGttacaaccaattaaaaatgcaTGGAGCCAAAAGGGTGTGAGCATTGTTAGTGATGGATGGAGTGACCCGCAAAGAAGATCTCTTATTAATTTCATGGTTGTCACGGAGAGTGGACCTATGTTTTTAAAGGCCATCGATTGTTCAAATGAGATCAAAGATAAGGATTTCATTGCCAAACATATGAGGGAGGTAATTATGGAGGTTGGACACTCAAATGTTGTACAAATAGTGACGGATAATGCAGTCGTTTGTAAAGCAGTAGGTTTAATAATTGAGGCTGAGTTACCTTCCATCTATTGGACTCCGTGTGTTGTCCATACATTAAATCttgctttgaagaacatatgtgCAGTCAAGaatacagaaaaaaataatgttgtttatgAAGAATGTTCTTGGATCACCCAAATTGCGGATGATGCAATGTTTGTGAAAAACTTTGTCATGAGTCACTCTATGAGACtatcaattttcaattcattGAAATTGCTATCCATTGCTCTAACAAGATTTGCCTCCACTATTGTAATGCTCAAGATATTCAAGCAATTGAAGAAAAGACTACAAGAGATGGTCATTAGTGACCAATGGTCTTCTTATAAGGAAGATGATGTTGCAAAGGCTAAATTTGTGAAAGATACTTTTTTGGATGATAAATGGTGGGATAAGGTTGattatattctttctttcactaGCCCTATCTATGATGTCCTTAGAAGAACTGATACGGAAGCTTCATCTCTCCATCTAGTATATGAGATGTGGGATTCAATGATTGAAAAGGTGAAGAATGCCATATATCAATATGAGAGAAAGGAGGAGAGTGAAGGATCAACCTTTTATGAGGTAGTGCACTCTATATTAATTGACTGTTGGACTAAGAGTAGCACTCCTCTCCATTGTTTAGCTCATTCCTTAAATCCTAGGTAATTAACTCTATACTTTTTTacttacatttttttagaattacataaattttaatcatgtatatatttctttttaattgtagATATTATAGTCATGAATGGCTAAGTGAAGATTCTAATCGAGTTCCTCCACATCAAGACATGGAACTCACTCATGAAAGATTAAAATACTTCAAGAGATTCTTCCTTGATGTGGATGTAAGGAGGAAAGTGAATATTGAGTTTGCCAACTTCTTGGATGGAAGAGAAGGTTTTGatgatcttgattctttaaaTGATAGAGGTCAAATGGATTCAAAAGCTTGGTGGCTAGTTCATGGCATTAATGCTCCAATACTTCAAAAGGTTGCCCTTAAGCTACTTGTGCAACCTTGTTCATCTTCATGTTGTGAAAGGAATTGGAGTACATATTCATTTATCCATTAtttaaagagaaacaagatgGCACCACATAGAGCTGAAGATTTAGTATTTGTTCATAGCAACCTACAACTTCTCTCAAGGAATACTCCACAATATCATCAAGAGGAAACTAAAATGTGGGATGTAGCTGGAAATGATTTTGGATCACTTGATGATTGTGGTATTCTTGAAATTGCTAGGTTGTCTTTAGATGAACCAGAGTTAGAGAGTGTCTTTTTCAATAATGATTGCTAGTTTGTGAAATTCTTGAAGACTTGAAGTTGCTAATTCATCATcttactttataatttttttttgtaaagaaacaAAGCGTACAAATTGTATAATGAGGTCTCTTAGTATTTTTTGTGACTCATTATCATAGGAAAAGTTCTTTTGAGATGATgatgaatatataaatcttgatttttaatttagatcTTTTATGCATATtgctcatatttaattttatgtaattttattttatttaattatatatatatatatatatatatatatatacacacacacacacacacacacacacacatatatagccATGTCCGTGTCCTACATTTTGGACATTACAGGTGTCCACGTGTCTGTGTCCGCTGTCTGTGTCGGTGTCAGTGCTTCATAGGTTCTTACTATTATGAAATCACTTCAGGGTATGGCAAGCTAATCGAAGGGTAAATTTACGTTAAGTTTTAgttgttaagttttttttttttatatccataaaattaaaaatagatattagAGGATTTATAATAACTTTTGTATTTATTCAACCAATTGATTTAAAATCTTGTTGATATCCTGTTAGGTtgctttttgataaaaataatgtcTGTTGAAATAGTTGGAAGAAACTAATAACTCATAAGTTCAAGTAAGTCTAGCTTTGGAAGCTGGAGGGCCTAGCATCCAATACACCAACTTTCCACCTCAATTAGAGGGGTTCTACCAGCCAATGGGAGTGAATCCCACCTTGCAAATTGGGTAAAGTcattatacaaaaattaattcccaaaaattgtgtattttgagGGAGATTTTAAAAATTGGACCGGTCTGTCATTCGAGGCACTGATTCAAAaggattgaattaattttaataaaataatatgtttaaaaaattaatataacagactaagtaatattaaaaaaaacttaatatatataaatttataatattaataattaaatttcactCAAGTGCCATAcatattgaattgattttaataaaataatatttttaaaaaattaatataatagactaagtaatattaaacaaaaaatatatataaatttataatat contains:
- the LOC113002197 gene encoding uncharacterized protein: MVVTESGPMFLKAIDCSNEIKDKDFIAKHMREVIMEVGHSNVVQIVTDNAVVCKAVGLIIEAELPSIYWTPCVVHTLNLALKNICAVKNTEKNNVVYEECSWITQIADDAMFVKNFVMSHSMRLSIFNSLKLLSIALTRFASTIVMLKIFKQLKKRLQEMVISDQWSSYKEDDVAKAKFVKDTFLDDKWWDKVDYILSFTSPIYDVLRRTDTEASSLHLVYEMWDSMIEKVKNAIYQYERKEESEGSTFYEVVHSILIDCWTKSSTPLHCLAHSLNPRYYSHEWLSEDSNRVPPHQDMELTHERLKYFKRFFLDVDVRRKVNIEFANFLDGREGFDDLDSLNDRGQMDSKAWWLVHGINAPILQKVALKLLVQPCSSSCCERNWSTYSFIHYLKRNKMAPHRAEDLVFVHSNLQLLSRNTPQYHQEETKMWDVAGNDFGSLDDCGILEIARLSLDEPELESVFFNNDC